In the genome of Rhizobium binae, the window CCGAGCATATCAAGGTGCTTCAACGCTGGATGAAGTCCTACAGGCCCGAAGAACTCTTCGACGGTGAAGGGAAATTGCGGGCCGAACTGGCCTCGTTGGCGCCGGCGGGACATCGCCGGATGAGCGACAATCCGCACGCAAATGGCGGGCTGTTGCTGCGCGATCTGAAGATGCCGGATTTCCGCAGTTATGCCGTCGCAGTGCCGAAACCCGGATCGGTCACCGTAGAATCCGCCCGTGTCATGGGCAAATTCCTGCGCGATGTGATGAAGCTGAACCTCAACAGCAAGAATTTTCGCCTGTTCAGCCCCGACGAGAACAATTCCAACCGTTGGCAGGACGTGCTGGAGGTCACCGATCGCTGCTACATGGCCGAGATCTACTCCGAAGACGATCATCTTTCGCCGGATGGGCGGGTGATGGAAGTCCTGAGCGAACATCAATGCCAGGGTTGGCTCGAAGGTTATTTGTTGACGGGACGACACGGTTTCTTTTCTTGTTACGAGGCCTTCATCCACATCATCGACTCGATGTTCAATCAGCACGCCAAATGGTTGAAGGTCTGCAACCACATCCCATGGCGAAGGCCGATCGCCTCGCTCAACTACTTCCTGAGCTCACACGTCTGGAGACAGGACCACAATGGGTTTTCCCATCAGGATCCAGGCTTCATAGACCATGTGATCAACAAGAAGGCCGAGGTTATCCGGGTCTATCTGCCGCCGGACGCCAATACGCTTCTGTCGGTTACCGATCACTGCCTGCGCAGCCGAAACTATGTGAACGTTGTGGTCGCAGGCAAGCAGCCCGCACCGCAATGGCTCACGATGGATGAAGCGATCAAGCACTGCGCCGAGGGTCTCGGCATCTGGGAATGGGCGAGCAATGATCGCGACTCGGACCCGGATGTGGTCATGGCCTGCTGCGGCGACGTGCCAACATTGGAGACGCTTGCCGCCGTCCAACTGATCCGCGAGCACCTTCCCGAGTTGAAGGTGCGTGTCATCAATGTCGTCAATCTGATGAAGCTGCAGCCGAAGAGCGAACATCCTCACGGGCTTTCGGATCCCGACTTCGATGCGCTCTTCACCAAGGACAAGCCGGTCATCTTCGCATTCCACGGGTATCCCTGGCTAATCCACCGCCTTACCTATCGGCGAACAAACCATAAGAACCTGCATGTGCGGGGCTACAAGGAAGAGGGAACGACCACGACGCCATTCGACATGGTCGTTCTGAACCAGCTCGATCGCTTTCATCTTGTCGAGGATGTCATCGACCGCCTGCCGCAGCTCGGGGCGCGCGCGGCCTATTTCAAGCAGGCAATTCGCGCCAAGCTGATCGAACACCGGCAATATATCGAGGCGCACGGCGATGACATGCCGCAGATCAGCGGCTGGACATGGGGTGTCAAGAGCACGGAAAAGGCCAAGGCGGCGACGTCCACAGAGGGAGACAATACCTAGGCGAGACATTGCGCGCAAACGATCGTGGCCGCGGGCAAGCGGCCATGGCCGACTCCGGATCCTAGAGCATGATTCCGAAAGGTGTGAGCGGTTTTCGGGCGACATCATGCTCTAACTCTTTAATTCGGAACAGTATTTAGGCCGACCGGGCCCAAATGCTGTTCCAGCGAAACCACCTGATCTCCTCGGTTACCACATCATGTCGGAGCTACTGTCCACCGATCCCGAACTGAACCGAATGCCAACGGATGAAGATCTCGGTCGTCTTCAGTTCACGACACTGCTCTATTATCTGCAATGCACCAATCCGGATAACGGATTGGTGCGCGACAAGACGCAGCCAAGCGCCCCGGCCAGCATCGCGGCCGTGGGCATGGCGCTTGCCACCATTCCTGTCATCGTCGAGCGCGGCGTCGTCATTCGCGAGTTCGCCGCCAAGATCACCCGACGACGGCTGGAATTTCTGATGTCCTGCCATCAGGGACCGGAACCGGACGCGTCCGGCTACAAGGGCTTCTTCTACCATTTCCTGGATATCGAAACGGGACGACGGGTCTGGGAATGCGAGCTGTCAACGATCGACTCAGCCTTCCTCTTCGCCGGCGCCTTGACCGTTGCGGCCTATTTCGATGCAGACACCGATGACGAAGCGAAGATCCGGAGACTTGCAAGATCGCTCTACGAGCGCGTGGACTGGAATTGGGCGCGCAACAACGGCGCGACGCTTACGCATGGCTGGCGGCCGGAGAACGGCTTCATTCCTTATCGCTGGCGCGGCTATGACGAAGGTTTGCTTCTCTACATTCTTGGGCTTGGCTCGCCGACCCACCCCCTGCCGCCTGAAAGCTTTACGGCCTATACGGAGAGTTACGAATGGCGGAACATCTTCGGTCGCGAACTCCTCTATTCCGGTCCGCTCTTTACCCATCAGCTTTCGCACATGTGGATCGATTTTCGCGAAATTCGCGACGTCTTCATGCGCGAGCACAATAGCGACTATTTCCAGAACAGCCGACACGCCACATTCGTCCAACAAGAATATGCCATCCGCAACCCATTGGACTTTAAAGGTTACGGTGAACACTGCTGGGGGTTCACGGCAAGCGACGGACCAGGTTGGACGAAGCGAACGGTAGATGGGATCGACAGGGAGTTCTATGATTACGTCGCGCGCGGGGCGCCCTTCGGGCCGGATGACGGGACGGTATCTCCCTGGGTTGTGGTCGCGTCGCTGCCGTTCGCGCCGGAGATTGTGATCCCGACGGTGCGAAACTTTGCTCGTATGAACCTTGGCATGACGCGGCTTTATGGTTTCAAGCCGTCATTCAAT includes:
- a CDS encoding glucoamylase family protein; its protein translation is MSELLSTDPELNRMPTDEDLGRLQFTTLLYYLQCTNPDNGLVRDKTQPSAPASIAAVGMALATIPVIVERGVVIREFAAKITRRRLEFLMSCHQGPEPDASGYKGFFYHFLDIETGRRVWECELSTIDSAFLFAGALTVAAYFDADTDDEAKIRRLARSLYERVDWNWARNNGATLTHGWRPENGFIPYRWRGYDEGLLLYILGLGSPTHPLPPESFTAYTESYEWRNIFGRELLYSGPLFTHQLSHMWIDFREIRDVFMREHNSDYFQNSRHATFVQQEYAIRNPLDFKGYGEHCWGFTASDGPGWTKRTVDGIDREFYDYVARGAPFGPDDGTVSPWVVVASLPFAPEIVIPTVRNFARMNLGMTRLYGFKPSFNQTYATEGKDHDWWVSPYHFGIDQGPVVLMIENYRTGLLWNIMRRCEPVVVGLKRAGFSGGWL
- a CDS encoding phosphoketolase family protein — its product is MASLETAVMKRTASATSQAKTPLPAEELRLMDAYWRASNYLSVGQIYLLDNPLLKKPLAREHIKPRLLGHWGTSPGLNMLYVHLNRVIKRDDLNMIYVIGPGHGGPSLVAHAYLEGTYSEFYPNIGQDEEGIKRLFKQFSFPGGIPSHVAPETPGSIHEGGELGYALSHAYGAAFDNPDLIVACVVGDGEAETGPLATGWHGNKFLNPARDGCVLPILHLNGYKIANPCFLARIPREELAKFFEGMGYAPLFVEGHEPDQVQQQLAAALDTAVATIKTIWADARSNGKVRRPAWPMIVFRTPKGWTCPSEIDGKKCEDYWRSHQVPMGDMDKPEHIKVLQRWMKSYRPEELFDGEGKLRAELASLAPAGHRRMSDNPHANGGLLLRDLKMPDFRSYAVAVPKPGSVTVESARVMGKFLRDVMKLNLNSKNFRLFSPDENNSNRWQDVLEVTDRCYMAEIYSEDDHLSPDGRVMEVLSEHQCQGWLEGYLLTGRHGFFSCYEAFIHIIDSMFNQHAKWLKVCNHIPWRRPIASLNYFLSSHVWRQDHNGFSHQDPGFIDHVINKKAEVIRVYLPPDANTLLSVTDHCLRSRNYVNVVVAGKQPAPQWLTMDEAIKHCAEGLGIWEWASNDRDSDPDVVMACCGDVPTLETLAAVQLIREHLPELKVRVINVVNLMKLQPKSEHPHGLSDPDFDALFTKDKPVIFAFHGYPWLIHRLTYRRTNHKNLHVRGYKEEGTTTTPFDMVVLNQLDRFHLVEDVIDRLPQLGARAAYFKQAIRAKLIEHRQYIEAHGDDMPQISGWTWGVKSTEKAKAATSTEGDNT